One genomic window of Methanosarcina acetivorans C2A includes the following:
- a CDS encoding PKD domain-containing protein, with the protein MANKERLHPIPLVLIALFFLFLVSNSAVTLAAQEIRLSEDIGVNGETSIYGDKVVWSYWDKIHLYDLKTGNDTIITTPEHYYASHPAIYDNKIVFCICNYNENPVRYRLYVYDILNSTSSLIAENLSHCVPDIYGDRIVWAEERNYKTGVYMYNISTQMKTQITTSGSASNPSIYENKIVWVGYGDNGTITDRNNNSISIDSICIYDLSTKKETMISTGGRAYAPVIYGDRIVWQDSRNSDFTKGRGDVYMYNLSTEKESRISYSGQSSLGSSPAIYGDRIVWQDHRNGKYNIYMYNLSTQKETQITTSGSAMGPDIYGDRIVYRDNRQRLPPGDGYFSDVYVYDLTAGPIEPQAGFASNVTSGIAPLTVLFTDTSTGGVPTSWHWDTGDGICSTHAMNATHTFTKPGVYNVTLTVENEAGNSAVTKPNYITVTPPQPPVADFYANVTSGKAPLMVSFYGRIIGKATSKGDEPISWYWDFGEGIYSKHTTNAIHTFTKPGIYTVNLTVGNFVGNSTATKPNYIVVIDPKAPDANFSSNIIEGYLPLTVQFNDTSQNATSRVWDFDNNGKTDSTDVNPAYTFTTPGIHTVNLTVRNAYGTTSKTDTIIVLTENEIRITTSELASYPDIYGNRIVWQDLRNGNYDIYMYDLSTSRETRITANESNQTYPSLYCDRIVWQDDRNGQYDIYMYNISTSKETQISTSGRAQRPKIYGDRIMWMDYRTRNEGIYVHDLSTSKETRIISKGIPQYINMQGNLIVWHDLRYISPDIYMYDLSTSKETQITSNGEATFPNVYGNRIVWQEWREDVTTDIYMYDLSTSKKTQITTNKSSQYYPAIYGNKIVWRQGYDIYMYDLSTQKETRVTASGSATEPDIYGDRIVYRKYSHHRLPLDGVFFSDIYMYDLTARPIEP; encoded by the coding sequence ATGGCAAATAAGGAAAGGTTGCATCCAATACCTTTAGTGTTGATAGCATTATTTTTCTTATTTTTGGTTTCAAACTCGGCTGTAACGTTAGCTGCCCAGGAAATCAGGCTCTCAGAGGATATTGGAGTGAATGGAGAGACTTCTATTTACGGTGATAAAGTGGTGTGGTCATATTGGGACAAAATTCATCTTTATGACTTAAAAACCGGAAATGATACTATAATTACTACGCCTGAACATTATTATGCATCACATCCTGCTATCTATGATAATAAAATTGTATTCTGTATTTGTAATTATAATGAGAACCCAGTTAGGTACAGACTTTACGTGTATGATATACTTAATTCTACAAGTTCGCTAATCGCAGAGAATTTGTCCCATTGTGTTCCTGATATTTACGGTGATAGAATTGTGTGGGCTGAGGAGCGCAACTACAAGACCGGTGTCTATATGTACAACATTTCCACTCAGATGAAAACTCAGATAACCACAAGCGGATCTGCAAGTAACCCTTCGATATATGAAAACAAAATAGTATGGGTGGGTTACGGGGACAATGGAACTATTACAGATAGAAATAACAATTCCATTAGCATAGATAGTATTTGCATTTATGACCTTTCCACTAAGAAGGAAACTATGATCAGCACTGGCGGAAGAGCATATGCTCCCGTGATCTACGGTGACAGGATAGTATGGCAGGATAGTCGCAATTCAGACTTTACTAAGGGAAGAGGAGATGTCTACATGTATAACCTCTCAACTGAGAAAGAAAGCCGGATCTCTTACAGTGGGCAGTCCTCGTTAGGTTCGTCTCCAGCTATCTATGGTGATAGGATAGTGTGGCAGGACCACCGCAACGGAAAATACAATATTTACATGTACAATCTTTCAACTCAGAAGGAGACTCAGATTACCACCAGTGGAAGTGCAATGGGACCTGATATCTACGGAGATAGGATAGTGTATAGGGATAATCGTCAAAGATTGCCCCCTGGTGATGGTTATTTTAGTGATGTCTATGTGTATGATCTCACTGCTGGACCCATAGAACCACAAGCTGGGTTTGCATCCAATGTGACTTCCGGGATAGCACCTCTAACGGTATTATTCACCGATACTAGCACTGGTGGAGTTCCAACTTCCTGGCATTGGGACACTGGTGACGGTATTTGCTCAACACATGCCATGAATGCAACACATACGTTTACAAAGCCAGGGGTGTATAACGTTACTTTAACAGTTGAAAATGAAGCAGGCAATAGTGCGGTAACGAAACCGAATTATATTACTGTAACTCCCCCACAACCACCAGTGGCAGATTTTTATGCTAATGTAACCTCTGGAAAAGCACCTCTAATGGTGTCTTTCTATGGTAGAATTATTGGCAAAGCTACAAGTAAAGGCGACGAACCTATTTCCTGGTATTGGGATTTTGGCGAAGGCATTTATTCAAAACACACCACGAATGCAATCCACACATTTACAAAACCAGGTATTTACACAGTAAATCTTACCGTAGGAAATTTTGTGGGTAATAGTACAGCGACAAAGCCAAATTACATAGTCGTTATCGATCCAAAAGCTCCCGATGCAAATTTTAGTAGTAATATTATCGAGGGTTATCTTCCCCTGACAGTACAGTTTAATGACACTTCTCAAAATGCAACGTCAAGGGTATGGGACTTCGACAATAATGGAAAAACAGACTCAACCGATGTAAATCCTGCTTATACATTTACAACACCAGGAATCCATACTGTTAACCTGACAGTAAGAAATGCTTACGGCACTACCTCAAAAACTGATACAATAATTGTACTTACAGAAAATGAGATCCGGATTACAACCAGCGAATTAGCATCCTATCCTGATATCTATGGTAATAGAATAGTATGGCAAGACCTTCGCAACGGAAACTACGATATCTACATGTACGATCTTTCCACTTCCAGGGAAACCAGGATTACTGCTAATGAATCAAATCAGACATATCCTTCACTCTACTGTGATAGAATAGTATGGCAAGATGATCGTAATGGACAGTATGATATCTATATGTACAATATATCTACTTCCAAAGAAACTCAAATAAGCACTAGCGGGCGCGCTCAGAGACCTAAAATATATGGTGACAGGATAATGTGGATGGATTATCGAACTAGAAATGAAGGTATTTACGTGCACGACCTATCCACTTCTAAGGAAACTCGGATAATTTCAAAAGGAATACCTCAATATATTAATATGCAAGGTAACTTGATAGTCTGGCATGATCTTCGATACATAAGTCCGGATATTTACATGTACGATCTCTCCACTTCCAAGGAAACTCAAATAACCTCCAATGGAGAAGCAACATTTCCTAACGTCTATGGTAACAGGATAGTGTGGCAAGAGTGGAGAGAAGATGTCACCACCGATATCTACATGTACGATTTATCCACTTCCAAGAAGACTCAGATTACTACCAATAAATCAAGTCAATACTATCCTGCTATTTATGGTAATAAGATAGTGTGGCGGCAAGGGTATGATATCTACATGTACGATCTCTCCACTCAGAAGGAGACTCGAGTCACTGCCAGTGGAAGTGCAACGGAACCTGATATCTACGGAGACAGGATTGTATATAGGAAGTATAGTCATCATAGATTACCCCTTGATGGTGTTTTTTTTAGTGATATCTATATGTATGATCTCACTGCTAGACCCATAGAGCCATAA
- a CDS encoding PKD domain-containing protein, with product MLFAATSKGRATGEVEAPTSWYWDFGDGINSKDAMNTTHTFTKPGNYTVGLTVENAAGNSTAIKPGYIVVTDPSTPVANFSSNVTEGCIL from the coding sequence GTGTTATTTGCTGCTACAAGTAAAGGCAGAGCTACAGGTGAAGTCGAAGCACCTACATCCTGGTATTGGGATTTTGGCGATGGTATCAATTCAAAGGATGCCATGAATACGACCCACACGTTTACGAAACCAGGAAATTATACAGTAGGTCTAACTGTAGAAAATGCCGCAGGGAACAGTACAGCGATAAAGCCGGGTTACATAGTTGTTACCGATCCAAGCACTCCGGTTGCAAACTTCAGTAGCAATGTTACAGAGGGTTGTATCCTTTGA
- a CDS encoding YIP1 family protein — translation MEYIKTWKEVVLKPAEFYWKMPSAGGYAEPLTFAAINYVISWLLSVLASFSILTIYGSESSYSDLGVLSALLGAVLLAIFTSFILQALVANFLYKAMGGTGNLEGTLRLSLYASAALIFSAVPFITPVALIYELYLLIVDGMIVHTVSMHKSMIIICLSFFLPAVFVWILTALSSFA, via the coding sequence ATGGAGTACATCAAAACCTGGAAAGAGGTTGTACTTAAACCAGCTGAATTTTACTGGAAAATGCCATCGGCCGGAGGATATGCCGAGCCACTAACTTTTGCAGCAATCAACTACGTCATTTCCTGGCTTTTATCTGTACTTGCCTCCTTCAGCATATTAACAATATACGGTTCCGAATCCAGCTATTCGGATTTAGGCGTTCTTTCCGCGCTTTTGGGAGCAGTCCTTCTTGCAATATTCACTTCTTTTATCCTCCAGGCTCTAGTAGCCAATTTTCTTTATAAGGCAATGGGAGGAACGGGAAATTTAGAAGGCACTTTAAGGCTATCGTTATATGCGAGTGCTGCATTGATATTTTCAGCGGTTCCTTTTATCACCCCGGTCGCTTTAATTTACGAGCTGTATCTCCTTATTGTAGATGGCATGATTGTGCATACTGTGAGTATGCACAAATCCATGATAATTATATGTCTGAGCTTTTTCCTACCGGCCGTGTTTGTCTGGATACTAACTGCCTTATCCAGCTTCGCATAA
- a CDS encoding DUF3795 domain-containing protein, whose product MICVCGANCGGCPHLNDECAGCDALEGKVYWTQYIGADVCPVYACVKEKGYQNCGDCSQIPCEIWVSLKDPSSSEEEHQKSIQDRLSILKGSR is encoded by the coding sequence ATGATTTGTGTATGTGGAGCAAATTGTGGAGGATGTCCTCATCTGAATGACGAATGTGCCGGTTGTGATGCACTTGAAGGCAAGGTTTACTGGACTCAGTATATTGGCGCTGATGTTTGCCCTGTTTACGCTTGCGTTAAGGAAAAAGGTTATCAAAATTGCGGCGATTGTTCGCAAATTCCCTGCGAAATCTGGGTTTCTTTAAAGGATCCTTCCTCGAGTGAAGAGGAACATCAAAAATCAATTCAAGACCGGCTTTCCATATTGAAAGGATCAAGGTGA